A window of Gudongella oleilytica genomic DNA:
CCTTTATCTCATTTCTGTAGTTTTCAAGCTGCGGCTCAAGAAGATCTGCAGGTCTTCCCTCGAAAACCTCCTCATCTCCGATTATCTTCTTCCTGATTTCTTCAGAAATTGGTGCCGCAGGCTTTCCATACAATCCCTTGACATAATTCTTCGATTCAGTCGGAACCATCTTGTATCTTTCTCCGAGAATAACATTGAAGACTGCGGTTGTACCCACCATCTGACTCATTGGAGTTACAAGAGGCGGATATCCAAAATCCTCCCTTACTCGTGGTATTTCCTTCAGCACCTCATCATACATATGCTCCTTGCCCTGTGCCTTCAGCTGGGAAACCAGATTGGAAAGCATCCCTCCTGGGACCTGATACTTCAGCGTATTTACGTCGACATTCAACATCTTGACATCCAGCAGTCCCTGAGCGAGATACTTATCCCTAAGCTCCCTGAAGTAGTCCGATATCTCAAGAAGCAAGTCCAGATCAATATCAGGAGCATATTCTGTTCCCTGGAGAGACACTATCATCGGCTCAGTTGCAGGCTGGCTTGTACCGTTGCCAAGTGGTGATATGGCAGTATCTACTATATCTGCTCCAGCCTCGATTGCCTTCATATATGTCTGATTGGCGACTCCACTGGTAAAGTGAGAATGTATTTCAAGAGGCAGATCTACAGCTGCTTTAATTGATTTAGTCAGCTCATATGCAGGGTAAGGCAACAATATCCCCGACATGTCCTTGATACAAATTGAATCAACTCCCATTTCAGCCAATTCCTTAGCCACCTGAACATAGTATTCATTGTTGTGAACAGGGCTGACTGTGTAGGATATGGCTCCCTGAGCGTGTCCGCCATACTTTTTTGTTGCCTTGATTGAAGTCTCCAGATTTCTCAAATCGTTTAGGGCATCGAAAACCCTGACTATATCTATTCCGTTCTCGATGGCCTTTTTGACGAACTCCTCGACCACATCATCAGGATAATGCTTGTATCCAAGAAGATTTTGGCCCCTCAGAAGCATCTGCAGCTTTGTATTCTTGAATGCCTTTCTAAGCTGTCTCAGCCTGTCCCAGGGATCTTCGTTTAGGAACCGCAGACATGAGTCAAAGGTTGCCCCACCCCAAACCTCAAGTGCATGGTATCCAACCCTGTCCAACTTCTCGGCTATCGGGATCATATCCTTAGTGCTCATTCTGGTGGCAATCAAGGACTGATGAGCATCCCTGAATGCAGTTTCCATTATTTTTACCTTTGCCATTACGCCACTCCCCTCATCTCTACGCCTATAACCACAGGCGGAGCATTTTTTTGGTTTAAAAGTTCAAATCTAAAAGCATTGTATTTTATCTGATCCAGCTGCGAAACAAACTCCATTACCGCCTTGTACTCCTCTTCACCGCCTTCGTGGCTTCTGTAGCAGGTTATTGCCATTAATCCGGCTGGTGCAAGTAAGGTCAGAGCCTGTTTCAAGCTTTCCAGAGTTGTTTCCTTGGTTGTGGACAGGGATTTGTCACCACCGGGGAGATACCCCAGGTTATATATTATAAAATCCGCTTCCTCACTGACATGCTCCCTTATCCTTTCGTGACCGTCATTTATAAGTACCACCCTGTCGAGCAGGCCTTTGGCTCCCAGTCTGAATCTGGTCGCTTCTATTGCTTCATTTTGTATGTCGAAGGCATACACTCTTCCCGCCTGCCCTACAGCTGTGGCGAGGATCTCGGTGTCGTTTCCGTTTCCGGCTGTTGCATCGATACATACATTTCCTGCCTTCACATAGCTTTTGATGATAAGCTCAGTAAACTGAACTGCATTATTGAGCTTTTCATTCCTCATGAACTTCACCTCCACAGCAGCTGCAGCCACCATCGAAAAGCTTTTTAAGGTCAAGCCTGTATCCTTCAGGACTGTCCCGGAATCCGATCCTGTCCAGGAGATTATGTTTGTCCTTGCTATAGATGTAGTCTATTTGATTTAGCTCAAGCTTGTTAAACAGGGATCGAAGTATAGCCTCCTCCATGCCTTGCCCCGAATGTGAGCCGTCAACGTGCCAATTCCCGAGGAAAACTCCGTCATCTGAAAGATATGCTTCACATATGCCAAACAGCTTTTCATCCTCGAATCCGCCAAAAAATGTGCTGTCACGTAAGGCCTTAGGCTCCAGACCATTCTCCAGAAGGTATTTTCCCAATTGATCTTCATCTCTTATATCCTTAAAAACCAGCATAATAATATCTCCTTATAGTGATCTTATGAATGCGAGCTCTTCATCGTTCAGGTATCTCCAGTTCCCGGATTCAAGTCCCCCCAGCTGAAGCTCTCCAAAGGCGACTCTTTTAAGTTTTTTAACCGGATGATTTACTGCCTCACACATCTTCTTTACTTGCCTGTTCCTTCCCTCAAAAATCTCGATTTCCAATATTGAATCCTCTCCAAAGTTCTTCAACACTTTTACCTTGGCCTTGGAGGTAACCCGGCCATCTATCTTTATTCCGTTTCTAAGTCTTTCCAGTTCTCCCTTATTGGGGAGCCCCTCGACGATGGCAATATACTTCTTAAATATCCTCTTGCTGGGATGTGTAAGCTTAAATGCCAGCTCGCCATCATTTGTCAATAGAAGCAGTCCGCTTGTATCTGAATCCAGTCTTCCTACTGGATATATCCTTTCATCCACGCCTTCTATAAGATCAGTAACGACTGTTCTACCCTTCTCATCCTTAAGGCTTGTTACTATACCAACAGGCTTGTTAAGCATGATATATACCTTTCTCTTCTCAGGCTTTACAGTCTTGCCGTCCACGGAAACTCTGTCCTTGTCAGGATCTATCACTGTACCCATTTCAAGGACAACCTTCCCGTTTACCTGTACCTGCCCATTTTTAATAAGCTCCTCTGAAGCTCTGCGGGAAGCTACGCCGCAAAGAGCCATGTATTTTTGAAGCCTTATTCCTTCCTTGCTCATGCAGTTCTCCCCCCTATTCTTCCATATAATCAGAATCAGCCAGTCCTTCCAGAGGAGGAAGCTGATCCAATGATTCCAGCCCAAAGTATTTCAAAAATTCATCCGTAGTGCCGTAAAGGATCGGCTTGCCGGGCTTATCCAGCCTTCCGGTTTCTCTGACAAGCCTTCTCATGGCAAGGGTCTCAATACTCCTGTCGCTTTTAACTCCCCTTATATGGTCTATTTCAGCCTTAGTCACCGGCTGTCTGTAGGCAATTATCGATAAAGTCTCCAAAGCTGCGTTTGACAGGGACTTGGTATTTCTTTCAAGAACGATCGATTTTATCCATTGATGATGCTCAGGCCTTGTCCCAAGCTGGTAAAAATCGTTGAATTTTATAAGCCTGATGCCTCTTCTGTTGTAGTCAAATTCATCCTTCATCTCCTTAAGCAGCCTTGTGACCTCCTTTTGGGGCAGTTCAAGCACTCTCGCCAGTTCCTTGGACTCCAGGGGGTCGCCGAAGGTAAACAGCAACCCTTCAATTATTGACTTTGTCTCTCTGTCATCCATCGATGCTTCAACCCCTTTTCTCAATTATCAAGTCAGAATTCCTGATATCCTGTTTGACAATAACAATCCTCATCCTCATCATCTCAAGAAGTGATAGGAAATACGCAATTATCCTGGATCTGCTTTTACAAACGGTTGCCAGTTCACTGAATTTAAAAGTTTTCCGCGAGCTCAGTCTCTCATTGATATCCTCGGCACATTCCTCCATGCTGATTTCCTCTCTTTCCAGGTCGAATATCTGGTCCGAGGGATTCTCATACCTGAAGCGCTGAAGTATGGATTCCAATGTGTTAACCAGGTCCCTTAGCTCTACTGAGCTAAGCTCATCAAATGGATCCCTGAATTCGCTTATATCTTCCTGAGGCTTATAATACACTCTGCTATAGACTGCCTCGCTCTTTTTAAGCTCCTCAGATATCTCCTTGAAAAGCTTATACTCGATAAGTCTCTTCACAAGCTCTTCTCTGGGGTCGACCTCAACCTCTGCCCCATCGATGATGACCGAGTCCTTGGGAAGGAGCATCTTGGACTTGATCTCAAGAAGAGTTGCAGCCATGAGAATGAAGTCGCTGGCAATTTCCAGGTTCATCTCCTCCCACATTTGGATATGAGCTATAAACTGTTCAGTGACAACATGAACAGGTATATCATAAATATCTATTTCATTCCTGTCTATCAGGCTCAGTAAAAGATCCAGCGGACCCTCGAAAGCCTCCATGCTAACCTGGTATTTCAAAGCACGCCTCCTAAACCAAAATCCTGATGATCAGTGAATATGCAAAGTTTACCAATGGACCCAATATCCTCTGGACCATATCCGTAGCTATCAGTCCAAG
This region includes:
- a CDS encoding oxaloacetate decarboxylase subunit alpha; the protein is MAKVKIMETAFRDAHQSLIATRMSTKDMIPIAEKLDRVGYHALEVWGGATFDSCLRFLNEDPWDRLRQLRKAFKNTKLQMLLRGQNLLGYKHYPDDVVEEFVKKAIENGIDIVRVFDALNDLRNLETSIKATKKYGGHAQGAISYTVSPVHNNEYYVQVAKELAEMGVDSICIKDMSGILLPYPAYELTKSIKAAVDLPLEIHSHFTSGVANQTYMKAIEAGADIVDTAISPLGNGTSQPATEPMIVSLQGTEYAPDIDLDLLLEISDYFRELRDKYLAQGLLDVKMLNVDVNTLKYQVPGGMLSNLVSQLKAQGKEHMYDEVLKEIPRVREDFGYPPLVTPMSQMVGTTAVFNVILGERYKMVPTESKNYVKGLYGKPAAPISEEIRKKIIGDEEVFEGRPADLLEPQLENYRNEIKEYLEQDEDVLSYALFPQVAIPFFKQRLAEKYRIETDLLNQEEKTHPV
- a CDS encoding tRNA (mnm(5)s(2)U34)-methyltransferase produces the protein MRNEKLNNAVQFTELIIKSYVKAGNVCIDATAGNGNDTEILATAVGQAGRVYAFDIQNEAIEATRFRLGAKGLLDRVVLINDGHERIREHVSEEADFIIYNLGYLPGGDKSLSTTKETTLESLKQALTLLAPAGLMAITCYRSHEGGEEEYKAVMEFVSQLDQIKYNAFRFELLNQKNAPPVVIGVEMRGVA
- a CDS encoding pseudouridine synthase, whose translation is MRLQKYMALCGVASRRASEELIKNGQVQVNGKVVLEMGTVIDPDKDRVSVDGKTVKPEKRKVYIMLNKPVGIVTSLKDEKGRTVVTDLIEGVDERIYPVGRLDSDTSGLLLLTNDGELAFKLTHPSKRIFKKYIAIVEGLPNKGELERLRNGIKIDGRVTSKAKVKVLKNFGEDSILEIEIFEGRNRQVKKMCEAVNHPVKKLKRVAFGELQLGGLESGNWRYLNDEELAFIRSL
- the scpB gene encoding SMC-Scp complex subunit ScpB, translated to MDDRETKSIIEGLLFTFGDPLESKELARVLELPQKEVTRLLKEMKDEFDYNRRGIRLIKFNDFYQLGTRPEHHQWIKSIVLERNTKSLSNAALETLSIIAYRQPVTKAEIDHIRGVKSDRSIETLAMRRLVRETGRLDKPGKPILYGTTDEFLKYFGLESLDQLPPLEGLADSDYMEE
- a CDS encoding segregation and condensation protein A, whose translation is MKYQVSMEAFEGPLDLLLSLIDRNEIDIYDIPVHVVTEQFIAHIQMWEEMNLEIASDFILMAATLLEIKSKMLLPKDSVIIDGAEVEVDPREELVKRLIEYKLFKEISEELKKSEAVYSRVYYKPQEDISEFRDPFDELSSVELRDLVNTLESILQRFRYENPSDQIFDLEREEISMEECAEDINERLSSRKTFKFSELATVCKSRSRIIAYFLSLLEMMRMRIVIVKQDIRNSDLIIEKRG